From a region of the Candidatus Neomarinimicrobiota bacterium genome:
- the rpsK gene encoding 30S ribosomal protein S11 produces MAAPKKGRKKKKAKVDANGIAHIKATYNNTMVTLTDIYGNVISWSTAGRAGYKGSRKNTPFAAQLAGEMAAKEAIDLGLARVEVRVKGPGGGRESAIRSLEAAGLEIISIKDVTPIPHNGCRPPKRRRV; encoded by the coding sequence TTGGCAGCACCGAAAAAAGGTCGTAAGAAGAAAAAAGCAAAAGTAGATGCTAACGGCATCGCGCACATTAAAGCGACTTATAATAACACTATGGTCACATTGACGGATATTTACGGAAACGTAATATCATGGTCTACCGCAGGAAGAGCGGGCTACAAAGGTTCGCGTAAAAACACTCCGTTCGCAGCGCAGCTTGCCGGCGAAATGGCAGCCAAAGAAGCGATTGATCTCGGACTCGCAAGAGTTGAAGTCCGGGTGAAAGGTCCCGGCGGCGGAAGAGAATCCGCCATCAGATCGTTAGAAGCTGCGGGATTAGAAATTATCTCGATCAAGGACGTTACTCCGATTCCTCATAACGGATGCCGACCTCCGAAAAGACGAAGGGTGTAG
- the rplQ gene encoding 50S ribosomal protein L17, with protein MRHRNKKKKLGRTPSHRRAMLNNMVASLFLHKKIKTTHPKAKEARRLAERLITFGKKGTLAARRHVLSFIPNKDIVKMLFDEIAPHFAERQGGYTRVIKLGFRQGDGAPLSILELVDMEKPEQEEKKSEKKEGIKDKLRKVTAGK; from the coding sequence ATGAGACATCGGAATAAAAAGAAGAAACTCGGAAGGACACCCAGCCATCGGAGAGCGATGCTCAATAATATGGTCGCCTCTCTCTTTCTGCATAAAAAGATAAAGACGACACATCCGAAAGCGAAAGAAGCGAGAAGGCTGGCCGAACGACTTATCACTTTTGGGAAAAAGGGAACTCTCGCAGCGAGAAGGCACGTGCTGAGTTTTATTCCGAATAAGGATATAGTCAAAATGCTTTTTGACGAGATAGCGCCGCATTTTGCCGAACGACAGGGCGGATATACGCGCGTAATCAAACTCGGATTCCGTCAGGGTGACGGTGCGCCGTTGTCGATTCTTGAACTCGTTGATATGGAAAAGCCGGAACAGGAAGAGAAGAAATCGGAGAAGAAAGAAGGTATTAAAGATAAACTTAGAAAAGTCACAGCCGGAAAATAA
- the rpmJ gene encoding 50S ribosomal protein L36 produces the protein MKVRASVKKICDNCKIIKRKGVVRVICTNPKHKQRQG, from the coding sequence ATGAAAGTAAGAGCATCGGTTAAAAAGATTTGTGACAATTGCAAAATTATTAAGCGTAAAGGCGTTGTGCGTGTCATTTGCACTAATCCGAAACATAAACAGCGTCAGGGATAG
- the infA gene encoding translation initiation factor IF-1 — translation MAKEPGIEVEGKILETLPNATFKVELENGHGVLAHISGKMRMHYIKILPGDKVTVELSPYDLTRGRITYRHK, via the coding sequence ATGGCTAAAGAACCGGGCATAGAAGTTGAAGGCAAAATACTTGAAACGCTGCCGAACGCAACGTTTAAGGTGGAGTTGGAAAATGGCCATGGAGTGCTTGCTCATATTTCGGGGAAAATGAGAATGCACTACATAAAAATACTGCCCGGTGATAAGGTGACGGTGGAACTTTCGCCATACGACCTGACAAGAGGGAGAATAACCTATCGCCATAAATAG
- the secY gene encoding preprotein translocase subunit SecY, whose translation MIDKIRAISKIPELRKRITFTLLILIAYRIGGHIPTPGIDTQALAIAIGSLQNTLFGLYDMFAGGAFAKATIFALGIMPYITASIIIQLLGAVIPYFQKLQKEGEEGRKKITQLTRYGTVAIATVQSYGIAIFLMSLKSNSGAGAIPVVPGEPGMSFILMTMLTLITGTIVIMWLGELITERGIGNGISLIIMVGILARFPNVIMIEIGLVAEDVRGILDEVLLAGLMFMIVAFVVLLTQGTRRIPVQYAKRVVGRKLYGGQSTHIPLKVNTAGVMPIIFAQSIMFVPSTIATLFPNAEWLQENFIRYFSTDHPFYWSMFGLMIVFFTYFYTAIAFNPIEVADNMKKSGGFIPGIRPGKRTSEFIDNILTRVTLPGSIFLAMVAVFPYILMRMTDVRYDLASFFGGTSLLIIVGVALDTLQQIESHLISRHYDGFLKSGRIKSRRR comes from the coding sequence ATGATAGATAAAATAAGAGCGATATCAAAGATACCCGAGCTGCGTAAAAGAATCACATTTACGCTGCTTATTCTGATTGCGTACCGTATCGGCGGACATATTCCGACGCCCGGTATAGACACTCAGGCATTGGCTATAGCTATCGGGAGTCTGCAAAATACGCTTTTCGGTTTATACGATATGTTCGCGGGCGGCGCATTCGCAAAAGCGACAATATTCGCTCTGGGCATTATGCCGTATATTACGGCTTCAATTATCATTCAGCTGCTTGGAGCGGTCATACCGTATTTCCAGAAGCTGCAGAAGGAAGGCGAAGAAGGCAGGAAAAAGATTACGCAGCTCACGCGTTACGGAACGGTGGCAATCGCTACGGTTCAGTCATACGGTATTGCGATTTTTCTTATGAGCCTCAAGTCCAACAGCGGCGCGGGCGCAATTCCTGTAGTTCCGGGAGAACCGGGAATGAGTTTTATTTTGATGACGATGCTTACGCTTATTACCGGAACAATTGTGATAATGTGGCTCGGCGAACTTATCACGGAGCGGGGAATCGGAAATGGAATCAGTCTCATCATCATGGTTGGTATTTTGGCGCGTTTTCCGAATGTGATAATGATAGAAATTGGGCTTGTTGCCGAGGATGTTCGAGGTATTCTTGATGAAGTGCTTTTGGCGGGACTTATGTTTATGATAGTTGCGTTTGTGGTTCTGCTCACGCAAGGCACCCGGAGAATTCCTGTCCAATACGCCAAGAGGGTCGTAGGACGAAAACTATACGGCGGACAGTCAACTCATATTCCGCTAAAGGTGAACACGGCAGGCGTTATGCCGATTATATTCGCTCAATCCATAATGTTTGTGCCGAGTACAATTGCTACGCTATTTCCAAATGCCGAATGGCTTCAGGAAAATTTTATACGATACTTTTCCACCGACCATCCGTTCTACTGGTCTATGTTCGGACTTATGATAGTATTTTTCACTTATTTTTATACGGCGATAGCTTTCAATCCGATTGAAGTGGCGGATAATATGAAGAAATCGGGAGGCTTCATTCCGGGAATCAGACCGGGCAAGAGGACTTCCGAGTTCATAGATAATATACTTACACGGGTAACGCTTCCGGGTTCGATATTTTTAGCGATGGTAGCGGTCTTTCCATATATACTTATGAGAATGACCGATGTCAGATACGATTTAGCGTCATTCTTCGGCGGTACAAGCCTTCTAATTATAGTGGGTGTGGCGTTGGACACTCTTCAGCAGATCGAGTCGCATCTCATCAGCCGTCATTACGACGGTTTCCTTAAGAGCGGCAGGATAAAGTCGAGGCGGAGATAA
- the rplO gene encoding 50S ribosomal protein L15, translated as MGLEKLKRPKGNKKKGKIIGRGQGSGKGGTSGAGHKGAQARSGFKRKGGFEGGQMPLQRRVPKVGFTNIFRTVYQVVNVSELGRAGGKDVSIEALLASGLVRNVNKPIKILGNGEISEAYEVTANAFSKSAVEKIEAAGGTTKVV; from the coding sequence ATGGGTCTTGAGAAATTAAAACGCCCGAAAGGGAATAAGAAAAAAGGTAAAATAATCGGCAGAGGACAGGGTTCCGGAAAGGGCGGCACTTCTGGCGCAGGTCATAAAGGAGCCCAAGCACGAAGCGGATTTAAGCGGAAGGGCGGATTTGAAGGCGGACAGATGCCGCTGCAACGCCGTGTGCCGAAAGTAGGGTTTACCAATATATTCAGAACGGTATATCAGGTTGTGAACGTAAGCGAACTGGGCAGAGCCGGAGGGAAAGACGTATCCATCGAAGCGCTGCTGGCAAGCGGATTGGTTAGAAATGTCAACAAACCTATAAAGATTTTGGGCAACGGAGAAATTTCCGAGGCTTATGAAGTAACGGCAAACGCTTTCAGCAAATCAGCCGTTGAGAAGATCGAAGCAGCGGGAGGCACCACCAAAGTAGTATGA
- a CDS encoding family 10 glycosylhydrolase, whose protein sequence is MLPFLFIAILTTNAAAQLPDNNHIKAFWVIRDRLVSKKSVTEIVDTASKFGFNHIFAQVRGRGDAYYNSRIVVKAPQVRGRNFDPLKELITQAHKQNIKVHAWVNVYLLWSSDKKPKSRKHLLNVHPEWTAKAYGEVIDAKKSRRQFRLQGSEGVFLAPGNPEVEKYLLTVFDELLDNYPLDGLHLDYVRYPGPEYGYNEGTLNNFRMETGVDPEIFIENGKEISEIIGPESVKAFHRQWTSYRLRSISSLVEGIRSLINSSGKNVLLTAAVKPNPVSAIDRNYQNWVKWIREGSLDYAVPMNYNADLTQFMSNVEEILKVVPPDKLIMGIGAFNQNHFDVESKIYKTKSRGINDFIFFSYNEIVKEPEYIKAIGRALD, encoded by the coding sequence ATGCTGCCTTTTCTATTTATCGCCATTCTAACGACAAACGCAGCCGCTCAACTACCGGATAACAACCATATCAAAGCGTTTTGGGTCATACGCGACAGGCTTGTCAGCAAAAAGAGCGTTACCGAGATAGTGGATACAGCGAGCAAATTCGGCTTCAATCACATCTTCGCGCAGGTGCGGGGGAGAGGTGACGCATATTACAACAGTCGCATCGTCGTCAAAGCTCCTCAGGTTCGCGGAAGGAATTTTGACCCGCTGAAAGAACTCATCACTCAGGCGCATAAGCAGAATATCAAAGTGCACGCATGGGTAAACGTATATCTGCTCTGGTCTTCCGACAAAAAACCGAAATCGAGAAAACATCTGCTGAACGTTCATCCCGAATGGACGGCTAAGGCGTACGGTGAAGTCATTGACGCGAAGAAGAGCCGGCGGCAGTTCCGACTGCAAGGTTCGGAGGGAGTATTTCTTGCTCCCGGTAATCCCGAAGTGGAAAAATATCTGCTGACCGTGTTCGATGAACTATTGGATAATTATCCTCTGGACGGTCTTCATCTCGATTATGTGCGGTATCCCGGCCCGGAATACGGCTATAATGAGGGAACGCTGAATAATTTCAGGATGGAGACAGGCGTTGACCCGGAGATTTTTATCGAAAACGGAAAAGAAATCAGCGAAATCATAGGCCCGGAAAGCGTTAAGGCGTTTCACAGGCAGTGGACCAGCTATAGACTCCGCAGCATCAGCTCACTCGTTGAGGGGATTCGGTCGCTCATAAATTCGTCGGGAAAAAACGTTCTTCTCACAGCCGCCGTGAAACCGAATCCGGTATCGGCAATAGACAGGAACTATCAGAATTGGGTCAAATGGATTCGGGAAGGCTCGCTGGATTACGCCGTTCCGATGAACTACAACGCCGACCTCACACAGTTTATGTCCAATGTGGAAGAGATTCTTAAAGTCGTCCCGCCGGATAAGCTCATCATGGGAATCGGAGCGTTTAATCAGAATCATTTCGATGTGGAAAGCAAAATCTATAAAACGAAATCGCGCGGTATAAACGATTTCATCTTCTTCTCTTATAACGAAATAGTCAAAGAACCCGAGTATATCAAAGCGATAGGCAGAGCGCTGGACTGA
- the map gene encoding type I methionyl aminopeptidase → MINLKTKEEILTIRKAGKILHAAMELVERELRPGIRTDEIDAMVEEFITSRGGTPSFKGFQGFPKSICSSIDSQVVHGIPSERELKEGEIVSIDIGVNVDGYNTDSAKTFAIGKVDDRINKLINVTEKALQLGIEKATIGNSIGDISRAIQEYAESNGFSVIRQLVGHGIGKSLHEEPKVPNFVDGNSGEKLEEGMVLAIEPMFTMESPDVITDSDGWTVLAKDGKPAAHFEHTIAITNSGPEILTNGKALELEGN, encoded by the coding sequence TTGATAAACCTGAAGACAAAAGAAGAGATACTTACTATCCGTAAAGCGGGAAAGATTCTTCACGCGGCGATGGAATTGGTGGAACGCGAATTGCGTCCCGGCATCCGGACGGACGAGATTGATGCTATGGTAGAGGAATTTATTACGAGCAGAGGCGGAACACCTTCGTTCAAAGGGTTTCAGGGATTCCCAAAAAGCATTTGTTCATCAATAGATTCCCAGGTTGTACACGGAATTCCGAGTGAGAGGGAATTGAAGGAAGGCGAAATTGTCAGCATAGATATCGGCGTCAACGTTGACGGATATAATACTGATTCGGCGAAAACGTTCGCAATCGGTAAAGTGGACGATCGTATCAATAAACTGATCAACGTGACCGAGAAGGCTTTACAATTGGGTATTGAGAAGGCGACCATCGGAAACAGTATCGGCGATATATCACGGGCGATTCAGGAATATGCCGAATCGAACGGATTTTCCGTCATTCGACAGTTAGTGGGACACGGCATCGGCAAATCGCTCCACGAAGAGCCGAAAGTGCCGAATTTCGTTGACGGCAATTCGGGTGAAAAACTTGAAGAGGGAATGGTTCTCGCGATTGAACCGATGTTCACTATGGAATCGCCTGATGTAATAACGGATTCGGATGGTTGGACGGTCCTGGCAAAAGACGGAAAACCTGCCGCTCATTTCGAACATACGATAGCGATAACGAACAGCGGACCGGAAATACTTACCAACGGCAAAGCATTAGAATTGGAGGGTAATTAG
- a CDS encoding endonuclease domain-containing protein, whose amino-acid sequence MIIKYNPKLIPLARKMRKNPTRGESMLWNQLRKNKYFKNFHFTQQKPIGEFIVDFYSAKLKLVIEVDGATHNYKISEDNIRQNYIESLSLRVVLFMDSDVKNNLNGVIIYLENWIKENKL is encoded by the coding sequence ATGATAATCAAATATAATCCCAAACTAATTCCTCTTGCTAGAAAGATGAGAAAAAATCCAACTCGCGGTGAATCTATGCTATGGAATCAGCTTAGAAAAAATAAATATTTTAAGAATTTTCATTTTACACAACAAAAACCTATAGGCGAGTTTATAGTTGATTTTTATTCTGCAAAACTGAAACTAGTGATTGAAGTCGATGGTGCCACACATAACTATAAAATTAGTGAAGACAATATAAGACAAAATTATATTGAGTCATTATCTTTGAGAGTAGTGCTATTTATGGATTCAGACGTAAAAAACAATCTTAATGGGGTAATAATCTATCTTGAAAATTGGATTAAGGAGAATAAATTATAA
- a CDS encoding DNA-directed RNA polymerase subunit alpha, with translation MNNMTVKLPEGVQIDESTYSTTKGTLFLGPLEKGYGKTLGNSLRRALLNSIPGSAIISIKIDGVNHEFSTITGVVEDVSDFILNLKEVRLKMLEGNVEKVSIDVKGKGTLTAGDIMKGSANIEILNPDLHLATLNEDANFTLELRIERGRGYVPADKNKKAESPIGTIYIDSIFTPVKFVKYEVESARVEGKSDFENLTIDVETDGSITPDDAVSHAAKVLRNHLNLFITSEIEDKFDEPREEEEDMARTRKQLLRSIDELELSVRSHNCLKVAEINILGDLVSKSEHEMLKFKNFGRKSLLELQQKLGELGLNFDMDVNRYLGDDDF, from the coding sequence ATGAATAATATGACAGTAAAATTGCCCGAGGGCGTGCAGATAGACGAAAGTACATACTCCACAACAAAAGGGACTTTATTTCTCGGACCGCTGGAAAAAGGGTACGGCAAAACACTCGGCAATTCGCTCAGACGCGCATTGCTGAACTCTATTCCGGGATCAGCGATAATCTCCATAAAAATTGACGGTGTAAATCATGAATTTTCCACCATCACCGGCGTAGTTGAAGATGTGTCCGATTTCATTCTCAACCTGAAAGAGGTACGGCTGAAAATGCTCGAAGGAAACGTTGAAAAAGTCAGCATCGACGTAAAAGGGAAAGGAACTCTAACAGCGGGCGATATTATGAAAGGCTCCGCTAATATAGAAATTCTGAATCCCGATCTTCACCTTGCCACTCTAAATGAGGACGCGAACTTCACTCTCGAACTACGGATCGAAAGAGGCAGAGGATACGTTCCGGCAGACAAAAATAAGAAAGCTGAATCTCCAATCGGCACAATTTATATCGACTCGATTTTCACACCCGTTAAATTCGTGAAATATGAAGTCGAATCCGCAAGAGTCGAAGGTAAATCAGATTTCGAGAATCTCACGATTGACGTGGAAACGGACGGAAGTATAACTCCCGACGATGCGGTGAGCCATGCAGCAAAAGTTCTTCGCAATCATCTGAATCTGTTCATCACCTCGGAAATCGAAGATAAATTCGATGAACCGCGTGAAGAGGAAGAAGATATGGCTCGCACCAGGAAACAACTCCTGCGAAGCATAGACGAGCTGGAACTTTCTGTCAGATCGCACAATTGCCTTAAAGTGGCAGAGATAAATATTCTCGGAGATCTGGTTTCCAAGAGCGAACATGAAATGCTTAAATTTAAAAACTTCGGAAGAAAATCTCTCTTAGAACTCCAGCAAAAGCTGGGCGAGTTGGGACTTAATTTCGACATGGACGTTAATCGATACCTCGGAGATGACGACTTTTAA
- a CDS encoding endonuclease domain-containing protein — protein MIIKYNPKLKAISHKLRKNSTRAEIYLWDVLKNKKLMGYAFKRQKPIGNYIVDFFAPKLNLVIEIDGITHDFKIEDDKIRQEFLQSISLTVLRFRESDVKNNLDSVISSIKQWIDKNHG, from the coding sequence ATGATAATCAAATATAATCCAAAACTAAAAGCAATTTCCCACAAACTTAGGAAGAATTCAACCAGAGCGGAAATTTACTTGTGGGACGTACTTAAAAATAAAAAACTAATGGGATACGCTTTTAAAAGACAGAAGCCTATAGGGAATTATATAGTTGATTTTTTTGCCCCAAAATTGAATTTGGTTATAGAAATTGATGGTATTACCCATGACTTTAAAATTGAAGATGATAAAATTAGGCAAGAATTTCTTCAATCCATATCATTGACTGTATTAAGATTCAGAGAATCTGATGTTAAAAACAATTTAGATAGTGTTATCTCATCCATCAAACAATGGATTGATAAGAACCATGGATAA
- the rpsM gene encoding 30S ribosomal protein S13: protein MARIAGVDIPREKKIKISLTYLYGIGPARALDVLTAANIDPEVRTNTLTDKEVSQIREIISDNYAIEGTLRTDVTMNIKRLMDIGSYKGIRHRRGLPVHGQRTSTNARTRKGKRRSIVGKKKVVLK from the coding sequence GTGGCACGAATAGCAGGCGTAGATATACCGCGTGAGAAGAAGATAAAAATATCTCTCACCTATCTTTACGGCATCGGTCCGGCAAGGGCGTTGGACGTTCTGACAGCCGCCAATATTGATCCGGAAGTGAGAACCAACACCCTCACTGACAAAGAGGTATCACAGATTCGCGAGATAATCTCAGATAATTACGCCATCGAAGGTACTCTGAGAACTGATGTTACTATGAACATCAAAAGGCTTATGGATATCGGTTCGTATAAAGGAATAAGACATCGTCGCGGTCTGCCGGTGCACGGTCAACGAACGAGCACTAACGCGCGAACCCGTAAAGGAAAGAGAAGGTCTATCGTAGGTAAGAAAAAGGTAGTGCTCAAGTAA
- the rpsD gene encoding 30S ribosomal protein S4, translating to MGRYTGPVCKLCRREGEKLFLKGSKCMTTKCPFENRGFIPGQHGQSRRRTRLSDYGVQLREKQKIKRIYGLFEKQFRKYYKKADRMKGVTGTNLLLLLESRLDNVVYRLGFAPSRSAARQLISHRHFSVNGKTVNIPSYLTRRGDSVEVREKAKKMEVIHASMRRVKTENATPWLELDKAGMFGRVIEIPEREQIPLNVKEQLVVELYSK from the coding sequence ATGGGTAGATATACAGGTCCCGTTTGTAAGCTGTGCCGCAGAGAAGGCGAAAAACTTTTTCTCAAAGGCTCAAAATGTATGACGACCAAATGTCCGTTTGAAAACCGTGGATTTATTCCCGGTCAGCACGGACAGAGCAGAAGAAGAACCAGACTCTCCGATTACGGAGTGCAGCTTCGCGAGAAACAAAAGATAAAACGGATTTACGGATTATTTGAAAAACAGTTCAGGAAATATTACAAGAAAGCCGACAGGATGAAAGGCGTTACAGGAACCAACCTTCTTCTTCTGTTGGAGAGCAGACTCGATAACGTGGTTTACAGGCTCGGATTCGCTCCGTCACGAAGCGCCGCAAGACAGCTTATCAGTCATCGCCACTTCAGCGTTAACGGAAAAACGGTTAACATTCCCTCTTATCTGACACGCCGGGGAGACAGCGTGGAAGTTCGTGAAAAAGCGAAAAAGATGGAGGTAATTCACGCATCTATGAGGCGCGTGAAGACAGAAAACGCCACTCCGTGGCTTGAATTAGACAAAGCGGGAATGTTCGGAAGGGTAATTGAAATTCCTGAAAGAGAACAAATTCCGCTTAACGTAAAAGAACAATTAGTAGTTGAACTTTACTCAAAGTAG
- a CDS encoding ImmA/IrrE family metallo-endopeptidase: MDFGVKIAEEYGFTLLAVDLDKGLRGCVSVSSGIKLIIINSNDRPERQNFTVAHEIGHFALNHFETEKQTWEQEEEANLFAADLLLDPAELRGKAYDPIAELKISFPHCSHEVIARQCLKHREAVMTIFDNFHMTTRVNSPLMNRQGSIPLHDYEFDSVKICLKKRARLHRRNSEMECWANYIEDPPGTKFRRVILFTEARTESRDE, from the coding sequence GTGGATTTCGGGGTCAAAATAGCCGAAGAGTACGGCTTTACTCTCTTAGCGGTTGATCTCGACAAAGGCTTACGCGGTTGTGTCTCAGTCTCAAGCGGAATCAAACTCATCATCATCAACAGTAACGACCGACCTGAACGGCAGAACTTTACCGTAGCCCATGAGATAGGTCATTTCGCTTTGAATCACTTCGAGACCGAAAAGCAGACCTGGGAGCAGGAAGAAGAAGCGAACCTTTTCGCCGCAGACCTTCTCCTTGATCCGGCTGAGCTTCGCGGAAAAGCGTATGATCCTATAGCCGAACTTAAAATATCCTTTCCCCACTGCTCGCACGAGGTTATCGCCCGGCAATGCCTGAAACATCGAGAAGCGGTGATGACCATCTTCGATAATTTCCATATGACCACACGGGTCAACTCCCCTCTGATGAACCGGCAAGGCTCTATTCCGCTACATGATTACGAATTCGACAGCGTGAAAATTTGCCTGAAGAAACGCGCTCGGCTCCACCGCCGCAACAGCGAGATGGAATGCTGGGCGAATTATATAGAAGACCCGCCCGGAACGAAGTTCCGCCGCGTTATCCTCTTCACCGAAGCCCGCACAGAAAGCCGGGATGAGTAA
- a CDS encoding chloride channel protein encodes MILAAVIIGVATGYISIGFRILIDLFRTILWGQGPFIDVIRSSPLYLKIAIPAIVGIIVAFIVSRSAKEAKGHGVPEVIDAVATKNGFIRMRIVMVKAVVSALSIGSGAAVGREGPIIQIGAAFGSSFGQLFQVSTRKMKIFIGCGAAAGIAATFNAPIAGAIFASEVILGDFSVAAIGPIIIASVFGTIVSRSYYGDFPAFVPPDYLLNSPFEILFYILLGITAGLIGWLFVRSLYISEDLFDKWNIPIAIKALIGGGILGLTALFMPEVLGVGYESMELVLNGNITYFLAGALLFGKIFATSLSLGFGASGGIFAPSLFIGSMLGGFLGSIFHSYYPDIAASSGAYALVGMAALVAATTQAPITAILIIFEMTSDYEIILPLMISSIIATIITTRMLDGNIYTIKLKRRGVDIHGGTAINVLDKLRVENIKQQLLEIVREDAPFEELLKRMSRSNHFVFYVCDENKKLTGIITQGMVRRFLNRLEEIPDTTVAKDVYNANFPKINDHVPIHEVLRLMLDSDLMAIPVVNNEGKLTGQVLRQDILREYQEMLIQSQSTSHLASSMKYVHQYAHEKTEVIPGFLMARINTPTEFVNKSIQDLRIRSKYNVQVLLIRKANNDGFIDEMPTPSTIMNLNDQLLLFGRRRDVETICNLT; translated from the coding sequence TTGATCCTAGCTGCGGTCATTATTGGCGTGGCAACCGGCTATATTTCTATTGGATTCAGGATTCTTATTGATTTATTCAGAACAATACTTTGGGGTCAAGGTCCGTTTATAGACGTAATACGTTCATCACCTCTTTATTTAAAGATTGCTATTCCGGCTATTGTTGGAATTATTGTGGCATTCATTGTTTCTCGCTCAGCCAAAGAAGCAAAGGGACACGGCGTTCCGGAAGTTATAGATGCCGTGGCAACGAAAAATGGCTTTATCAGGATGAGAATAGTTATGGTAAAAGCCGTAGTATCCGCTCTCTCAATAGGATCCGGAGCGGCTGTTGGTCGAGAAGGACCAATAATTCAAATCGGAGCAGCATTTGGATCATCATTCGGTCAGCTGTTCCAGGTGTCAACTCGAAAAATGAAGATCTTCATAGGTTGTGGCGCAGCAGCGGGAATAGCCGCAACCTTTAATGCTCCTATCGCCGGAGCTATCTTTGCGAGTGAAGTCATTCTTGGAGATTTCAGTGTCGCAGCAATTGGCCCGATCATCATCGCTTCCGTATTCGGAACAATAGTATCAAGAAGTTATTACGGTGATTTCCCCGCATTTGTTCCACCAGATTATTTATTGAATTCTCCCTTTGAAATACTGTTTTACATTTTACTTGGTATCACAGCGGGGTTAATCGGCTGGCTGTTCGTTCGGAGCTTGTATATTTCTGAGGATTTATTTGATAAGTGGAATATCCCGATTGCTATCAAGGCTCTTATCGGTGGCGGCATTTTAGGACTCACGGCATTATTCATGCCGGAGGTCTTAGGTGTGGGGTATGAGTCCATGGAACTTGTGTTGAATGGCAATATCACATATTTTCTCGCCGGCGCGTTGTTATTCGGTAAGATATTCGCCACCAGCCTTTCCTTGGGATTCGGGGCTTCCGGTGGCATTTTTGCACCCTCACTTTTCATTGGATCTATGCTTGGAGGATTCTTAGGTAGTATTTTCCATTCATATTACCCTGATATCGCCGCATCTTCAGGGGCATACGCTTTGGTTGGAATGGCGGCTTTGGTTGCTGCTACAACACAAGCGCCCATCACAGCGATTCTTATAATTTTTGAAATGACATCCGATTATGAGATTATACTTCCGCTCATGATTTCAAGTATTATTGCTACTATCATCACTACCCGGATGCTTGATGGTAATATATATACTATCAAATTAAAACGACGCGGTGTTGATATTCATGGCGGGACAGCAATTAATGTTTTGGATAAGTTGCGAGTAGAAAATATAAAGCAACAACTTTTGGAAATCGTTCGGGAAGATGCGCCTTTCGAAGAGCTACTTAAGAGGATGTCACGAAGTAATCACTTTGTATTTTATGTGTGTGATGAGAATAAGAAACTGACCGGGATTATCACGCAAGGCATGGTAAGGCGTTTTTTGAATCGATTGGAGGAAATCCCGGACACAACAGTAGCCAAGGACGTTTATAACGCAAACTTCCCAAAAATCAATGACCACGTCCCTATTCATGAGGTCTTACGGCTCATGTTAGATTCCGATTTAATGGCAATCCCCGTGGTGAATAATGAGGGGAAATTAACAGGACAAGTATTGCGTCAAGATATTTTGCGGGAATACCAGGAAATGCTTATTCAATCACAGAGTACAAGCCATTTGGCTTCCTCAATGAAATATGTGCATCAATATGCTCATGAAAAAACGGAGGTTATTCCCGGTTTTCTAATGGCAAGAATCAATACGCCAACAGAATTTGTTAATAAATCTATTCAGGATTTAAGAATTCGCAGTAAATATAATGTTCAGGTACTGCTGATAAGGAAGGCGAATAACGACGGATTTATCGACGAAATGCCGACACCTTCAACTATTATGAATCTCAATGATCAGTTGCTCCTTTTCGGAAGAAGAAGGGATGTTGAAACAATCTGTAACCTAACCTAA